The sequence AACTGATAAGTGTAAAACACAAGTGGACCAGTCATTAATTTATCCACCACATTCGCAATTTCACCTCCAGGCATCGAAGTTGTCATTGCAGTTAAAAATCCGCAAACGATGCTAATGACGAGCACCTCACGAAAGGATTGCAGTTCAAACAGGGCAAAGAAAAAGAATGCAAGCATAAAGTCGGGTTTCATCAGACCAACAGCACCAGGGACCGTGATATGTAATACAAGACCTAATGTCAGAAACAAGGTCGAAATGGTTAAATTTTTAATTTTCATTTTATTTTCTCCTTTATCATGATTTTTAAATTGATTCACGTCACTTCATACCACAGTCATCACCTCCCTTAGAACAAAAAAAACTTCACCCATACAGGGCGAAGTCTTCGCGGTACCACCTGAAACACTACGTAAAATACGTAACTCAATAGGAATACAAACATATTCCTGTCCTGTTAACGGGGACAACCGTCGTAAACTACTTACCGAAGTGTTCATTCCGCCTTTCATGAGGCCATTCACTTTCGAAGTAAGATCTGTTCACACCAACCACAGACTCTCTGGACATACTTCTTGAAAGCTACTCATCTCAATCATAAAGTTTGTTATTAATGCAATAATATCACGAATAAGCTTACTGTCAAGCATTAATTAAGGTTTTATAAATCCATCCGGAGTCATCTCAAGAACATCTTCAAATACATGATGGATAAGTTGACGGTCATGGGTAATACACCATACCGCTCCTTTATAGTCCTCCAGCATTTCATAAATTGCCATCAATGAAAACGGACTAAGATTTCGAGTTGGCTCGTCCAACAATAATGCATCAGGTTTAGTACGTAAAACTTTCAACAGCGAGATTTTTGCCTTTTGACCTCCCGATAAAAATTCGACCGGGGTTTCCATCTCATCTGAAGTAAAGTTCAATCCCCCTAATGCATAGCGAACCTTAGTGATTGCATCTTTATCACAAGAGTCAAGACAATTTTCAATCGCATTTTTCTTAACATCAAGATTTCGATGGTAATCTTGATGCATAATACCAACATTACCGGTTATAGATTGAACAATTTCATTAAATAAAGTTGTTTTGCCACAACCGTTAGGCCCTACAATCGCAATCTTCTCACCCGACGTCAACGTATACTTATAGTTATTTCCAATGATACTACCGTTCATGAATAATCGGTCAATGTCAAACGCAAACACAACTTTTGAGGACACATTCGTTTGCGGAAGCTTTTCGATCTTAATCGCCACCTCTTGATCACGGTGAATCAACGATTCTTGCTTTAAACGTTGTGCCTTTTGAACTTTCAAATTCTTCATTTTCTTTTGCAGACCTGGATCTGCACGATTTACATTTTGAAGTTGATGACCAACTTTTTGATACTGCTTTTGCCACTTCGCTTCTTGTTTTGCTTGAAATCGCTTCTGAAATCGTACCTGTTGGTTATGATGGGACAAAGATCGATTGCGACTTTGAATATATTCATCATAAGAACCTTCAAACAGAGTTAATTTTGAAATTGATTTACGGTGTAATTGTTCAAAATGAAGCACTCTATTGGCACTATGCCTTAACGTTTCAAGATCATGTGATACAAAAATAATGGGTGCTGTTTGCACGTCCATCCAAGCTTCAAACCATATCAAACCATCCATATCTAAATTATTAGTTGGTTCGTCCAACACATAACAGTCGACCGCTTGCATCTGCAATTTTAATAATTGAATCCGAACACATTCACCGCCACTTAAAGATGCCATACTACGGTCATAGTCGTGTTCCGTCAACATAGGCACCATGGATAAGAACAAGGGCACAAAATCCCCAAAACGTTCCCATGAGTCCTCCAGCACAAACTCAAGAATTGTTTGAGATCGCTCCGCCACACTTAATTCCTGACCGAGATACCCAAAAACAATCGACTCTGGATGCAAATCCCGACTCACTTTTAAATTACTTATTTCAGGACGGTTTACCAGTGATTTAAGAAAAACACTTTTACCATTGCCCTCTTCCCCAACGACACCAATACGATCACCACGATTTACAGACATAGAAAAAGACGCGATAAGATCACGTCCCTGCTTCGTCTTAACATCTAGACTTATGTTAAACATAGAAAAACGCCTCCTTTTATTTATTATGTTTTAACGTAGGCGCATTTCCCATAAGTCTCACCGGATAGCAATCTGCTACCTTTCTAGTCTAATAAAATATAACATATCTTATCTATTCGAACAAGTAAAAAGTTCTCATACGATAACTTTAGTGTTTAACTTTACTTTTAAATTTTACTTTGACGCTTTCAATCGCTTGATCAAATTCTTCAATTTTCATTAACTTAACAGAAACAAAATAAACGAGCATTCCAATCAATACTACGAATACAAGTCCTGTTACCAAACTAAACTTAGGACTAATGAATGGGTAAGCGAAGAAGACCACCGCTGCCATAATTGATCCCGAAATAATCAATTTTAGAACTGTTTTGAAAATATACTTATTATTGAAATCGCCAATCATCTTGTACAAGAAATAATAAATGAGAATAAAGTATACGAGTTTTGAAATACTTGTACCAAGAGTTAAGCCCGGTAGCCCCATAAACTGAACAAAGAATAAACTCGCAACGATGTTTGACGCAACGGAGATTGCTCCATAAACAACAGGTCGGCGTGTATCACCTAAAGAGTAAAAGACACGCAATAAAATCATCGCATTCGCATTCACAATTAATCCCAGACATGAAGCAATTAATACATTAGACGTTAAAACAACTGCTTCTGGGGTGAATGCACCACGGCCAAAAAACAATTGAACCAAAGGTTTTGATAATACCATCATTCCAAGTGTTGCCGGAACAACAATCATATTCACTGCTATAAGCGTATTTGAAATCGAATTCTTTAAGCCCTCATCATCTCCATTAGCCGCAAACTTCGCCATTGCAGGAAAGAGCACCGTAATAATTGAACTTACAAAAAGACCAATTATTGAGTCGCTAATTTTATTTGAGTAATTCACAATCGAAATCCCACCTTCAATAACACCGGAAGCAATGGTCTTATCAAAAATTGCATTAACTTGATCAATTGACGATCCAATAATAACAGGAACCGCCATTACAAGCATGATCTTAATATGTTCATCTCGAATTTTTAATTTAAATTGATGTTTATAACCCGATCGTTTGGCAATCAGATAGATAAAAAATGACTGGCTAGCAATCGCAAGTGTTACACCATATGCCAGAAGGTAAACAGAATTTCCTTTCGATAAAATAATACTTATAACAATGACAATATTCATGATGACATAACTGATACCATGAGCTGCAAAGCGTTCTTTAATTTGAAGATAACCTTGTAATACCGCTAAAATTGTTTGAAAGAACACAGCAAGTAATGTGATGCGTGTAAATGATACCGCCAAAGCCATTGTCTCGGCATTAAATCCTGAAGCAAAAACACGTACTAAAGGTTCTGTAAAGATTTCCGCCAATATAATAACACCCACAAAGACTACAAGTAAGATATTAATGATATTACTGGTGAACGCCTCTGCTTTATCATTACCTTCACGTTTATGAATCTTACTAAAAATCGGAATAAACGAAGTCGTAATTCCTGTTGCAATAAAACTAAACAACGAATTCGGAATTGAAGATGCAATGATGTATGCATCTGTAATCGCTGTTGCACCAAAATACTTCGCCAATAACAACTCTCTAAAAATTCCAAAGAATTTATTAAACACCATCAGCAATATTAATACTATTGCGTTCTTTTTCATAAAATATAATCCTCTCTTAAACTCATAAAATGAGATCTTTGATTTATGTTTTTATTTATTTTATATATGCATAAGACATTATATCATAAATCCCTTTAAAAACTGATGTGCTCACAAAGAGATCATGATAACAATAAAAAAACTCTTGATACTATTTCAAGAGTAAAAACATTTGGTGCGACTTACAAGAATCGAACTTGTGACACAGCGCTTAGGAGGCACTTGCTCTATCCACTGAGCTAAAGCCGCATTACAACCTAAACTACAATATCGTATTTTCGATACAGCCGGCTTGCAACATTTTGTGGAACAAATCCTTTAAGGTCGCCACCATAACGGGCAATTTCACGTGCTACGCTTGAAGATATGTACGAGTATTTAGGTGACGCAACCAAAAACAAAGTCTCAATCGTTTCATTTAAAACACGATTTGAAGTCGCTAATTGTAATTCGTTTTCATAATCCATAACCGCACGAATCCCTCTAACAAGAATTGGGCATGCTTGCTTTTGCGCAAAATCAATTGTAAGTCCTTCACCAATCATAACCTCAACATTTGATAGATGACTTAAACACTCATGAGCCATTTCTAAACGCTCCGCCATTGTAAACGTTCCCGATTTTTTTTCATTAACCATTATCGCAACAACAACGTGATCAAACATTTTTGCACAACGCTCAATTAAATCAATATGGCCAGTTGTGATGGGATCAAAAGATCCAGGATACATAACCTTCATAGACATACCTCACTTAGGACTATTATAACGTATTTCGATTTTATAAAAAAGCCAAAATCGGATAGACTTCTAACTTTTTTATTGTAGACGCTAGTTTTTGTAATAGTTTCGGAATGCATTGTGACGAAAACAGAAAAAAAAACACATCTGGGAGTGATGTGTTTTTTTAAAGATCCATCGTCAGTATTATTGGAGGAATACTTAATTTATATAATTTTGAGGAAATAGATTATCTATGAGCGATGGTCTAAAGGACAAGTTTTTTTAGATAGATGAACTATCTATAAACTTATTATACCTTCCCAATGAAAAATGTCAACACTTTTTACAAAAGAATATGTAAATTATACATTCTATGAAAGAATTTACATTGATAGCACTCTTTTTGTTTCTTCATATGCTTCTTTCAATTGTTCTTCGGTTGGTTCCCACTGATATGCAAACTTACGTTCCACAATACCACCGGCATCTACAATCTCCTGTTCCCAATTTTCGATCCAAACGCCTTCGCCCCAATCATACGACCCAAAAAGAACAACGCGTTTTCCAGAAAGCATTGGAAGCAGTTCATCAAAAAACGGTCTAAATTCATACTCTTCAACATTCTCATCATTCATAGCCGGTGACCCTAAGAACAATACATCTGCGTCAATTACGGATTCGGCTGTTACATCCGATACAAAGTCATTACTGCCTTCAATGCCCAAATCTTCTACTGCTTCGTAAATTGAATCCGCAATCATTTGCGTATTCCCTGAAGCTGAATAATACACGATATTTATTTTCATAATAACCTCCATCGTAATTACTTACTATTATAAAATAAAAAATGTTAGTTTACACTAACATTTTTAGATTTAAGCATCACCAAGTACTTTTTTCACTTCTGCGATTACAGCTTCACCATTCATCGTACCGTATGCACGCATATCGATAACTTCAATTGGTTTTTCTGGTAATTGTTTTTGAACTGTACTTAAATTAAAACGAACTTGAGGTCCTAACAGGATGATGTCTGCATCAGCACCAACGCGTGCGGCTTCACTTACAGCGTGAGCTGATATTTCTACGTCATATCCTTGTGCAGCAGCTGCTTCTTGCATTTTTGTAACAAGGATACTTGTTGACATACCTGCTGAACATAATAAAATAATTTTTCTCATAATATCCTCCTCGATATGAAACTATTATAACAACAAAGGGAAATAGTGTCTATAAGAAAGCGTTAACATTTCCAATCATTTCTTCCCAGTAAGGATCCCCATGATGTTTCTTGTAATCGCTTTACCTAACTCGTTACCGATGGTACTCATCGTACGATTCATTCCCTTTTCAATCGGTGTCTGACGGTGACGAGTTGTGGTCTTCTTACGGTTTTGTAATTTTTCTTTTTCTTTTTCTAATTTTTGTTTCTCTTTCTCAAATGCGAGACGTTCTTTTTCAAGTTCTAAATTTACTTTTTCTTGCTCCTCTTCAATCCCTGCTTGAGTCATTTTTTCTGCTAAAGACTCATACGCTGAAAATCGATCAATCGACTCCATGTATTTTTGATTAAAACTACTGTTTTGAATCATTGATACCCGCATGCTTGCATCCACTTCAGCCATAAGACTCTGTGGTGGTAACACGAAGGCACGTTCTGCAATTTGTGGCGTACCCTTTTCATCAAGCGTTGAAATAATCGCTTCGCCTGTACCCAGTTCCATAATAGCCGTCTCAGTATTAAAATTAGGATTGGCTCTAAAGCTTTGAGCAGCAGCTCTCACTTGTTTTTGTTCTCCTGGAGTGTACGCACGAAGTGCATGTTGGATACGGTTTCCGAGTTGACTTAAAACACGGTCAGGGACGTCTGAAGGACTTTGAGAAATAAAATAAACACCAACACCTTTTGAACGAATCAACTTAACTACAAGTTCAATACGATCCACCAGGGCTTTTGGAACATCTTTAAACAGGAGATGTGCTTCATCAAAGAAAAACACCATCTTAGGTTTCTCTACATCCCCTACTTCAGGTAATGTTTCAAAGAGTTCCGATAACATCCAAAGTAAAAAGGTTGCATAAAGGGTTGGTTGACGAAACAACTCAACACTATGAAGAATATTAATCATACCGCGACCATTTGAATCCGTACAAATCCAATCTTGAATATCTAAAGCCGGTTCACCAAAGAAAATATCTGCGCCTTGTTCCTCTAAGAAAACAACCTTACGAACAACCGCCCCAACTGTTTGTGTCGACATTAAACCATATTGTGCAGCAAGTTCTTTATTGTTTTGGTAAACATAATCCAACATTGCTTTTAAATCCTTGATATCAAGCAACAACAACCCTTGTGCATCCGCAATTTTGAAAACTAAAGATAACACACTTGCTTGCGTTTCATTAAGATCCATAAGCTTTGAAAGCATGACTGGACCCATTTCTGAAATCGTAGTACGAACAGGAATACCACCCTTACCGTAAATATCCCAAAACGTTACAGGAAACCCTTTATACTCAAAACCATCCACGCCAAACTTTTCAACGCGACTGGACACATTAGGATTATCAACCCCTGCGGAGGCAAGTCCGGACACATCACCTTTAATATCCGCTAAAAACGTAGGAACACCTAAGTCACTTAATGCTTCGGTTAAAACTTTCAATGTAACTGTCTTACCGGTACCTGTAGCACCGGTGATCAGTCCATGACGATTTAACATCTGCGGTAAAATATACACAGGCGCATCGCCCTGTGCAATCCATATTTTATTTTCTTTTAACATGATGATCTCCTTATTTTATGTTTCTATCTCACTAATTGCATTGTACCATGTGCCTAAAAATAAAAAAAGAGCCACAGCTCTTATTGAATTTTCTTGTGAATGTCAATAAGTTCTGTAGCCATAATTTTTAATACTTCTGCGCTCATCATTTGATCTTCAGCATGAATCAACAACAAGTTCACTTGAGTTGCGCCATTTTGAGCTTCTTGTTGAATTAATTGTGCATGAACACGATGTCC is a genomic window of Erysipelothrix amsterdamensis containing:
- a CDS encoding PTS sugar transporter subunit IIB; this encodes MRKIILLCSAGMSTSILVTKMQEAAAAQGYDVEISAHAVSEAARVGADADIILLGPQVRFNLSTVQKQLPEKPIEVIDMRAYGTMNGEAVIAEVKKVLGDA
- a CDS encoding ATP-binding cassette domain-containing protein; protein product: MFNISLDVKTKQGRDLIASFSMSVNRGDRIGVVGEEGNGKSVFLKSLVNRPEISNLKVSRDLHPESIVFGYLGQELSVAERSQTILEFVLEDSWERFGDFVPLFLSMVPMLTEHDYDRSMASLSGGECVRIQLLKLQMQAVDCYVLDEPTNNLDMDGLIWFEAWMDVQTAPIIFVSHDLETLRHSANRVLHFEQLHRKSISKLTLFEGSYDEYIQSRNRSLSHHNQQVRFQKRFQAKQEAKWQKQYQKVGHQLQNVNRADPGLQKKMKNLKVQKAQRLKQESLIHRDQEVAIKIEKLPQTNVSSKVVFAFDIDRLFMNGSIIGNNYKYTLTSGEKIAIVGPNGCGKTTLFNEIVQSITGNVGIMHQDYHRNLDVKKNAIENCLDSCDKDAITKVRYALGGLNFTSDEMETPVEFLSGGQKAKISLLKVLRTKPDALLLDEPTRNLSPFSLMAIYEMLEDYKGAVWCITHDRQLIHHVFEDVLEMTPDGFIKP
- the coaD gene encoding pantetheine-phosphate adenylyltransferase; the protein is MKVMYPGSFDPITTGHIDLIERCAKMFDHVVVAIMVNEKKSGTFTMAERLEMAHECLSHLSNVEVMIGEGLTIDFAQKQACPILVRGIRAVMDYENELQLATSNRVLNETIETLFLVASPKYSYISSSVAREIARYGGDLKGFVPQNVASRLYRKYDIVV
- a CDS encoding flavodoxin domain-containing protein — translated: MKINIVYYSASGNTQMIADSIYEAVEDLGIEGSNDFVSDVTAESVIDADVLFLGSPAMNDENVEEYEFRPFFDELLPMLSGKRVVLFGSYDWGEGVWIENWEQEIVDAGGIVERKFAYQWEPTEEQLKEAYEETKRVLSM
- a CDS encoding tryptophan transporter, yielding MKIKNLTISTLFLTLGLVLHITVPGAVGLMKPDFMLAFFFFALFELQSFREVLVISIVCGFLTAMTTSMPGGEIANVVDKLMTGPLVFYTYQFLINRFNQKITYCFISSIGTFVSGVIFLSVVQVLGGIQLPFEVFLFGIILPAMVVNSLLVLLISKVLERIKPKKEAKLRF
- the murJ gene encoding murein biosynthesis integral membrane protein MurJ translates to MKKNAIVLILLMVFNKFFGIFRELLLAKYFGATAITDAYIIASSIPNSLFSFIATGITTSFIPIFSKIHKREGNDKAEAFTSNIINILLVVFVGVIILAEIFTEPLVRVFASGFNAETMALAVSFTRITLLAVFFQTILAVLQGYLQIKERFAAHGISYVIMNIVIVISIILSKGNSVYLLAYGVTLAIASQSFFIYLIAKRSGYKHQFKLKIRDEHIKIMLVMAVPVIIGSSIDQVNAIFDKTIASGVIEGGISIVNYSNKISDSIIGLFVSSIITVLFPAMAKFAANGDDEGLKNSISNTLIAVNMIVVPATLGMMVLSKPLVQLFFGRGAFTPEAVVLTSNVLIASCLGLIVNANAMILLRVFYSLGDTRRPVVYGAISVASNIVASLFFVQFMGLPGLTLGTSISKLVYFILIYYFLYKMIGDFNNKYIFKTVLKLIISGSIMAAVVFFAYPFISPKFSLVTGLVFVVLIGMLVYFVSVKLMKIEEFDQAIESVKVKFKSKVKH
- a CDS encoding helicase HerA-like domain-containing protein, which encodes MLKENKIWIAQGDAPVYILPQMLNRHGLITGATGTGKTVTLKVLTEALSDLGVPTFLADIKGDVSGLASAGVDNPNVSSRVEKFGVDGFEYKGFPVTFWDIYGKGGIPVRTTISEMGPVMLSKLMDLNETQASVLSLVFKIADAQGLLLLDIKDLKAMLDYVYQNNKELAAQYGLMSTQTVGAVVRKVVFLEEQGADIFFGEPALDIQDWICTDSNGRGMINILHSVELFRQPTLYATFLLWMLSELFETLPEVGDVEKPKMVFFFDEAHLLFKDVPKALVDRIELVVKLIRSKGVGVYFISQSPSDVPDRVLSQLGNRIQHALRAYTPGEQKQVRAAAQSFRANPNFNTETAIMELGTGEAIISTLDEKGTPQIAERAFVLPPQSLMAEVDASMRVSMIQNSSFNQKYMESIDRFSAYESLAEKMTQAGIEEEQEKVNLELEKERLAFEKEKQKLEKEKEKLQNRKKTTTRHRQTPIEKGMNRTMSTIGNELGKAITRNIMGILTGKK
- a CDS encoding PTS lactose/cellobiose transporter subunit IIA, producing the protein MEGLELLSFQMISFNGSARSCFVEAIQAAKEGDFERAEQLMAEGEEQFVEGHRVHAQLIQQEAQNGATQVNLLLIHAEDQMMSAEVLKIMATELIDIHKKIQ